In Nicotiana tabacum cultivar K326 chromosome 11, ASM71507v2, whole genome shotgun sequence, a single window of DNA contains:
- the LOC107785357 gene encoding uncharacterized protein LOC107785357 produces the protein MAHYLDSSSSLVPPLFAKPSKVDLEAGNVNQIQCRICLESDGRDFIAPCKCKGSSKYVHRECLDQWRAVREGFAFAHCTTCEAPFYLRVNDLHRKWRTLKFRFFVTTDILVIFVAVQLVIASLGYLVYVIDTHQKSWLRLHWGFGSELSFYYICGALLFFVLMGISGCFLTCFDESVRDDLGQPCQNTLSCCSCEGMCADCHTRCTGTTYICVDCNICSENCSNTTCECGNCFGGGGESGIPVLLIVAVIVLAVFAIFGMFYSVLVATMVGQRIWQRRYNILEKRILTKEYVVEDVGEVARNDWSPPPLPQEHVQHLESLGLL, from the exons ATGGCTCATTATTtggattcttcttcttctttagtccCTCCTTTGTTTGCTAAACCCAGCAAGGTTGATCTTGAAGCTGGTAACGTTAACCAAATTCAATGCCGTATTTGCCTTGAAAGTGATG GTAGGGATTTTATTGCACCTTGTAAATGCAAGGGTTCATCAAAGTATGTTCACCGAGAATGCCTTGATCAATGGCGTGCTGTGAGG GAAGGATTTGCATTTGCTCATTGTACGACTTGCGAGGCTCCCTTTTACTTGAGAGTTAACGATCTTCATAGAAAATGGCGAACCTTAAAATTTCGGTTCTTTGTGACTACAGACATTTTGGTCATCTTTGTCGCTGTTCAGCTT GTTATAGCTTCATTGGGATATTTGGTATATGTGATTGATACACATCAGAAGTCATGGCTTCGTTTGCATTGGGGGTTTGGTAGCGAACTAAGCTTCTACTACATATGCG GGGCACTGTTGTTTTTTGTATTGATGGGCATATCTGGTTGCTTCTTAACTTGCTTTGATGAAAGTGTGCGCGATGATTTGGGTCAGCCCTGCCAGAATACTTTGTCTTGTTGCTCTTGCGAGGG AATGTGTGCAGATTGTCATACGCGTTGTACAGGTACAACTTATATCTGCGTTGATTGTAACATATGCTCAGAGAATTGTTCGAACACGACATGTGAATGTGGGAATTGCTTTGGAGGTGGAGGTGAATCTGGGATACCGGTATTATTAATCGTAGCTGTAATTGTGCTAGCAGTGTTTGCCATTTTTGGCATGTTTTACAGTGTTTTGGTTGCTACAATGGTTGGACAGAGAATTTGGCAGCGACGCTACAACATACTTGAGAAAAGAATACTAACAAAG GAATATGTCGTTGAGGACGTAGGCGAGGTGGCACGTAATGATTGGTCACCGCCGCCATTGCCACaggagcatgttcagcacctggAATCACTTGGACTTCTATAA